Sequence from the Actinomyces slackii genome:
CCGCGCAGCGCGGGATGATTCGGCCCGGCACCTGCCGGCGCACCCCGACTGCGCCACGATCAGCACGCGGGAGGCGCTGGCCCCCGCCCTGAAGAATCTGCGAGGCCCTGTGAATCAGACGACTCCCCCCGACGCGGCGTCCCAGGCGCATCCCGAGGGCAGGCGGCTGCGCGAGATCGAATCCGAGCAGCGTGTGGTGGATCTGGCCTACGGCGAGCTCGACCGCCAGCTGGCCCGGGCGCGCCGTTCCCTGGCCGCCACCGAGGCCCGGGGCGCCGATGGCACCCATCAGTCCCGGGGCGAGCGCGATGCCTACGCCGTCCACTACTCCTCGCTCATCTCCTCCCTGGAGGGGGTTGAGGACCGCCTCGTCTTCGGGCGGATGGACATCAACCCCGAGTCTGCCAAGGCCATGGGGGCCTCCTCCTCGCCCGTCACCGATTCGGGGCGGCGCCATTACGTGGGGCGCACCGGCCTGCAGGATGAGCGCCACCGGGAGGTGGTCCTGGACTGGCGGGCCCCACTGGCCCGGGCCTTCTACCAGGCCACGGCCGCCAACCCGATGGGCCTGGTGCGGCGCCGCCATATCGAGACCCGGGCGCGCCGGGTCCTGGGCGTGGAGGATGAGCTCATCGACGTCGGCGCCCTCGACGCCCTGGCCGATGGGCGGGGGCCGGCCGGCGCCGATCACGGCCTCCAGGGCGAGGGCGCCCTCATCGCCGCCATGTCAGCGGCCCGTGATGGGCGCATGGGCGACATCGTGGCCACGATCCAGGGCGAGCAGGACCGGATCGTCACCTCCCCGGGCACCGGCGTGCTCGTGGTCCAGGGCGGCCCGGGCACGGGCAAGACCGCGGTGGCACTGCACCGGGTGGCCTACCTCTTCTACTCCGAGCGAGCGCGCCTGGAGCGCTCCGGGGTGCTCCTGGTGGGGCCCTCGCGCACCTTCCTGCGGTATGTCGAGCAGGTGCTGCCCTCCTTGGGAGAGACGGGGGTGGTCTCCACCACGTTGGCCGACCTGGTTCCCGGCCTGCGCGCCCGGGGGGTCGAGCCCGCGGCCGTTGCCGAGATCAAGAGCCGGGCCCTGTGGGCCGGGGTGCTGGAGCGCGCGGTCAGGGATCTTCAGCGCATCCCCGACTCCCCGCGCCCCATCGAGGTCCAGGGCACGGTACTGAGCCTGGAGCCCGATGACGTGCGCGAGGCGGTCTCCCGCGCCCGGCGCAGCGGCAAGCCCCACAACCTGGCCCGCGAGCCCTTCGTGCTGTGGCTCCTGGAGCGGCTGACCGACCAGTACGCGGCGGCCACGCGGCAGGACGCCTCCGATGCCGACACCCGCGCCTGGATCCGCGAGGACATCCGCACCAGCCGCGATGCGCGCCGGGAGATCAACCTGTGCTGGATGCCCACCACGCCGGCGGGCCTCCTGGAGCGGCTGTGGGCCCGTCCCGATCTGCTCGAGCGCCTGGCCCCCGATCTGGGGGCCCAGGAGCGGCAGATGCTCGTCCGCGGGCCCGGCGCCGAGCTGACCCCTGCTGATGTCCCTCTTATCGATGAGCTCCACGAGCTGCTGGGCCCCAGTGAGGACGCCCAGGCCCGTCGCGCCCGCCTGGAGGCCCGGCGCCGCGAGGAGCTGGTGGCCTACGCCGCCCAGGCCATCGAGGCCCAGGATCTGGGCGGGGGCATGGTCAGTGCCGAGATGCTGGCCGACCGGGTGGCCGACTCCGGCCCCCACCTGACCCTGGCCGAGCGGGCGCGGGCTGATCGCACATGGACCTACGGCCATGTCGTGGTTGATGAGGCCCAGGAGCTGGGTGCCATGGCCTGGAGGGCGCTGGCGCGCCGATGCCCCCTGCGCTCCTTCACGGTGGTGGGCGATCTGGCCCAGTACTCGGGCCGCAGCGCGCCCTCGAGCTGGGGCGAGGTGCTCACCGCCCTGGGCACCGGCGGGCGCCGGGCGGCCTCCCGCTCCGCCGGCCGGGGCCGGGCCCAGGGCTCGACGCCGCTGCGCGAGGAGGCCCTGTCTGTGTGCTACCGCACGCCGGCCACGATCATGGAGGCCGCCGACCGGGTGGTCACCGCCCTGGGAGCGCCTCCGGTCTTCCCGGTGCGCTCGGTGCGCGATCTTCCCGACTGCCTGAGCGTGGAGCGCCTTGAGGGCGGCGAGGGTCTTGACGAGCAGGACTGGGGCCAGGCCCTGCGCCGGGCCGTGGCCGCCGAGTGCGCCGGTCTTGATGAGGCCGCCGGTCCCGGGGCCGGGCGCATCGCGGTGATCAGCCCGCAGGCCCCGCGGGATGCCTCGCTGCTGAGGGCCGATGAGGCCCTGGCCGCCGCCATGGAGGCCCCGGGCGGGGATGTGCTGCGCTCGCGAGTGGCGGTGATGGGGCCGGTCATGTCCAAGGGCCTGGAGTTCGACGTCGTCGTCCTGGTCGATCCGGCCGTCATCGGCGAGACCAGCCCCGGTGACCTGTATGTGGCGATGACCCGGCCGACGCGCCGCCTGCGGGTGATCAGTCGGGCAGGTCTGCCCACGGGACTGGACCCCTCCTGAGGCCGCGGATCACCCGGAAGGCGCCGCAGCGCCGCGATCCCGGGATGCTCGACCGGGACGACCGGGCCCCGGTGCACAGCCCGGGCACAGTGGGCGCGCAGCCTGCCTACGCAACCGTAGGTTACGGTTGGTCCTGGCCATGTACCGCGGCGGAGCATCCCTCCGGCGCCTGGAATCGGAGGCACCTGTGAGTCAGACGAGCACTCCTCCCGCTCAGTCGCGGCCCCACTACGCGCCCGGGGTCCCCTCGACGATCCTTGACGTGACCGAGCCGCTGTCATGCATGCTCGACGACGCCGCCCGTCGCTTCCCCGATCGCATCGCCCTGGACTTCCTGGGTGCCACCACCACCTACGCCGAGTTCTCCGATCGGACCGCCAGGGCCGCCGAGGCCCTGCGATCCCTGGGGGTCGGGCCCGGGGACGTGGTGGGCCTGATCCTGCCCAACTGCCCCCAGCACGCCGTCCTGGCCTACGCGGCCTGGCGCATCGGGGCGATCGTCGCCGAGCACAACCCGCTGGCGCCGGCGGCCCAGTTGCGCGAGCAGTTCCACATCCACGGCGGGCAGGTCATCATCGCCTGGGAGAAGACCCTGGAGCGCCTGGTGGCGGCGACCGGCTCCCTTGAGGAGGCGGGCCTGAGCGGCCTGCGCGTCCTGTCGGTCGACCTGTCCCGGGGCCTGCCGCTGCGCAGCCGCCTGGCCCTGCGCCTGCCGGTGGCCCCCGCGCGGGCCAAGCGCCGCGAGCTGCGCGGCAGGGTGCCCGCGGGGGTGCGCTCCTGGGATGACCTGGTGGCCACGGCCGCCCCCATCGCCCAGGGCGTCGCCCTTCCCGCGGTGACGGACACCGCGGTGCTGCTCTACACGGGCGGCACGACGGGAACGCCCAAGGCGGTGGGCCTGACCCATGCCAACCTGCGCTCCAATGCCGAGATGAGCCTGGCCTGGGCCTCGCAGGCCACTGAGGCGGGCAAGGAGACCTTCTACGCCGTCCTGCCCTTCTTCCACGCCTTCGGGCTGTCCCTGTCCCTGCTGTGCGCCGTGGGCCTGGGCGCTACCCAGGTGGTGCTGCCCAAGTTCGGCGCCGACCTGGTCCTGGAGGCCTGGAAGCGCCGGCCCGCCACCTTCTTCCCCGGCGTTCCGGTCATGTTCGACCGACTGGTCACCCGCGCCCAGGCCACGGGGGCGGACCTGTCCTCCTGCACGATCGCCGTGTGCGGGGCGGCGCCCAACCCCCGCTCCGTGGCCCAGGCCTGGGAGGAGGCCACCGGGGGCACCATCATCGAGGGGTACGGGATGACCGAGTCCTCCCCCATCATCCTGGGCAATCCGATCTCCCAGGAGCGCCGCCCCGGGACCCTGGGCGTGCCCTACCCCTCCACCGAGGTGCGCCTGGTCGATCCCGAGGATCCGAGCCGGCAGGTCGAGCCGGGGCAGGTTGGTGAGCTCCTGGCGCGCGGCCCCCAGGTCTTCGCCGGCTACTGGCGCAATCCCGAGGAGAGCGCCGAGGTCCTCCTGGAGGGCGGCTGGCTGCGCACGGGTGATCTGGTGCGCCAGGAGGAGGACGGCTTCTACGTCATCGCCGATCGCCGCAAGGAGCTCATCATCTCAGGGGGCTTCAACATCTACCCCACCGAGGTCGAGGCGGCCGTGCGCTCGATGCCGCAGGTCGAGGAGGTCGCCGTCGTCGGCCTGCCCGCCGATTCGGGCAACGAGTCCGTCGTGGCGGCGATCCTGCCCAAGCAGGGCCAGAGCGTGACCCTGGAGCAGGTGCGCGAGTGGGCGGCCACCACCCTGTCCAACTACGCCCTGCCCCGCCAGATCGCCATCCTCACCGAGATGCCGCGCTCCCAGATCGGCAAGGTGCTGCGCCGCGTGGTGCGCGAGGAGCTGCTGGCGGCTCGGGAGAGCGCCTCCGAGGCGGCCACGACGGCGGCCGTGAGCATCGTTGAGTACCTGTCGGGCACGCATGGCCAGGACGGCCGCGGGCCCGCGGAGCAGGCAGGGCCGGCAGATCCGGCGAAGGCCGCGCCCGCCCGGGAGGATCGCGGTGAGTGAGCCGGGCTCGCCGGCAGAGCCGGCAGAGGGCGACGCCCACCACTTCCACCGCCGCCACTATCTGCCGGGCGTGCCGGCGCTTGTCGAGACCCCCGATGAGGGGGTGGCCGAGCTGCTGGCCACGGCCGCGGCCTTCTACCCCGACCGGATCGCCCTGGACTTCCTGGGCGCCACCACGACCTACGGCGAGCTGCTGGAGGCCAGCGAGCGGGCCGCCCAGCTGCTGCGCGAGGCCGGCGTGAGGCGCGGGGACCGGGTGGCCCTGCTCATGCCCAACTGCCCCCAGCATGTGGCGGCCATCTACGGGGCCCTGCGCCTGGGGGCGATCGTCGCCGAGCACAATCCCCTGGCCCCCGGGGAGGAGATCCGCGCCCAGCTGGCCCACCACGGGGCCCGGGTGGTGGTGGCCTGGGAGAAGGGCGTGGAGCTGATCATGGACCCGGATGCCCCTGACGGCCAGGGCCTGGAGGGCCTGACGGTCTTCAGCGTGGACATCTCGGCGGCCATGCCGGCGCGCCTTCGGGCCGCCCTGCGCCTGCCGGTGGCCCGGGCCCGCGAGCAGCGCCGGGCCATGAGGGCCACGGCCCTGCCCGCCTCGGTTCGCTCCTGGGACCGGGAGGCGGCCCGGGCCGCCCGCCTGCCCGCCTCATGGCCCTCGCCGGCGGGCGGGGACGTGGCGGTGCTGCTGCACACCGGTGGGACGACGGGCGCCCCCAAGGCCGCGGCCCTGACGCATGGCAACCTGAGGGCCAACGCGAATCAGGCCATCGCCTGGGTGCCGATGCTCCATGAGGGCGGTGAGACCTTCCTGACTCTGCTGCCCTTCTTCCACGCCTTCGGCCTGACCTTCAACGTGCTGTGCGCGGTGCAGAAGGCGGCCACCCAGGTGATGCTGCCGGCCTTCGACGTTCCCCGCGTGCTGGCGGCGCTGCGCCGCCGGCCCTGCACCTTCTTCGTGGGGGTGCCGGTCATGTTCTCGCGGATCCTGGACGGCGCAAAGGAGTCCGGGACCAGCCTGGCCGGTCTGCGCTACGGTGTGTGCGGGGCGGCGCCGATGCCGCCGGCCACGGGCAGGCGCTGGGAGGAGGCCACCGGGGGCCTGTTCATCGAGGGCTACGGCATGACGGAGACCAGCCCGATCGTCGCCGGCACTCCCATGGGGCCCAGTCGGCGCATCGGCGCGCTGGGGCTGCCCTTCCCCTCCACGGATGTGCGCGTGGTCGACCCCGAGGATCCGGATCCCGGCCGGGAGGTGCCCGACGGCGAGCCCGGTGAGCTGCTGGTGCGCGGCCCCCAGGTCTTCGCCGGCTACTGGGAGGATGAGCAGGCCACGGCCGAGGCCATGCTGCCCGGCGGCTGGCTGCGCACGGGAGACATGGTGCGCCGCGAGGACTCCTTCCTGTGGATGGCCGACCGCAGGCGCGAGCTCATCCTCACCGGGGGCTTCAACGTCTATCCCTCCCAGGTCGAGGAGGCGATCCGCTCCATGGACGGGATCGCCGATGTCGCCGTGGTCGGCCTGCCCGACGGGGCCAACGGGGAGACCGTGGTGGCCGCCGTCGTCCTGGAGCCCGGGGCGGGCGAGGTGACGCTGGAGGCGGTGCGCTCCCATGCGGGGGCGAGCCTGCCTCGCTACGCCCTGCCCAGGCGCATGGAGGTTCTCGACGAGCTCCCGCGCACGGTGATCGGCAAGGTGCTGCGCCGCGTGGTGCGCGATCAACTGCTCGCACACGGTCCTGGCGGCGCGGCACCGGGATCTCCTCAGTCCTGAGGGACCGACCAGCCCGCCAGGCACCGACGTACTTCAACGGCTGGATCTGGGGCTGCCATGATGGCGCGGACCATGGCGGTTCCGGCCACCCCGGTGGCCGCGAGCGCCGGGACGTCATCGGGCCGAACATTCCCGATGGCCACGATGGGCAGGGCACTGGCAGCGACGAGGTCGCGATAACCGCCCACTCCGAGGGGCACTCGCCTCGACGGCTTGGTCGGTGTGGGCCGGAAGGGACCAGCGCCGAGGTAGTCGATGTCTCCTGCCAGGTCCTGGGCGCGGCGCACGAGCGGGAGCGTGCCTGCGGTCATCCCTATCAGCGCCCGCGGGCCCAGCAGCGCCCGCGCATCCCGCGCGGGCAGGTCGTCCTGCCCCAGGTGGACGCCATGCACCGCCTCCCCCTGCCGTGCCAGCGCCCAGGCGACGTCAGCACGATCGTTGACCAGGACTCGAGTACGAGGACTCGCTGCCGCGACCGCCCGTGCAACCTGACGGGCGAGCTCCATGAGACCACGGGCGGTGGCCTCCTTGGCTCGCACCTGAACCACACCGGCTCCAGCCGCTGCCGCGCGTGCGGCGGTCTCGACAGCGCGGTCCCCCGTCCCGGAGGTCACAAGGCAGCAGCGCAGGTCCACCGCGCGCCTGGGCGCGCTCATCATCCCGCCTCATCCAGGCAGTCCAGGAGCGCCACCTGGAAGGACCCCATGGCGGTGGAACGGGATGCGGCATCCTGTCCGGCGAGCCCGAGCAGCGCCGTGGCGCCGACCGCTGATTCCCACGGGCTCAGCCCCGCCCCCAGGCCGGATGCCATGAGAGCGCCGAGAAGGCATCCGGTCCCTGTGACCCGGGTCAGCAGAGGGCTGCCGCAGTGCAGGCGGATGGTGCGGCGCCCATCCGTGATGAGATCGGCCTCGCCGGATACCGCCACGATCCCACCAGTGCGCTGCGCCAATGCCATGGCCTCCGCCTCCGCCTCCTCAGGGCGCGCTGTCGTATCGGTGCCGCATCCGCCTCGGGAGCCGTTCAGGGCTCGTATCTCCGAGGCGTTGGCCCGTACGACCGCAGGGCCCTGGTCCAGGAGCCGGTGGGCGAGTGCGGTGCGCACCGGTGCGATCCCAACGGCCACTGGGTCCAGCACCCATGGATGACCGGAGGCGCGGGAGGCTGTCACCGTTGCGGGGATCCCCCGCGCGCCGTCGGCTGACAGGGCTCCGAGATTGACCAGGAGGGCATCCGCCTGGCCGGTCATCATCGGGGCCTCCTCCACCGTCTCAGTCATCATCGGACGGCTCCCCACAGCCAGCAGTCCGTTGGCGACCAGATGCATCGAGGCCGTGGCAGTCAGACAGTGAACGAGTGGTGCCCGGGAGCGCAGGGCGGCAGCGGTCCTCCTGGCCAGGGCGCGAATATCAACGGCCTCATGGTCAATCCCCGTCATCGCCCACCTGCCCGCACGATCTCATCAAGACCCATCGCCGTATCCCGGGGCGCCAGGGATGGCCCTGCCAGCGCTCCCAGGCTCAGGAGCCCACCACCGAGGATCACCAGCAGAGTGTCCGCACCGCGCCCCAGCATCGACTCCAGAACGGGCAGGTAGAGCGGGTAGAGGGAGGGCACGATCAGGGAGAGGCTGTAGGCGCTGCCATACCCCGTGGAGCGCACCTCTGTGGGGAAGCGCTCGCAGAGGTAGGCGGCCACCGGCCCGTAGGCACTGACCGTGGCGGCCTGAAGGACGGCGACCCCCATGATGGCACCGGGCAGGGTGGTGCTGGCGAGGGCCGCGTGCCACACAAGCACGCCGAGAGTCGATGCCGTCAGGCCCCAGGCGGCCAAGAGGCGCCGCCGTCCCACCAGGGTGGACCAGTGCCCGGCGAGGATCATGGCCGCGGCCTGGACAAGGGCCGCGGCACCCATCACCACTGCCACCGAGGGCATCGTCACGGACGGGCCGGCGCTGATCCGGGAGGTGAGGATGAGAACAGTCGCAGTGGTGAGAAGCCACAACCCCGACATCATGACGAAGCACTGCCAGAAGGGCCTCGCCCACTGACCGCGTAGGAGCGAGCGTAGCGTGGGGTGCGCGGCGCCGGGGATGCGTCTGGCCGCCTCACGGTGGAAGCTCGGCGAATCCGGAACGTGGCGCCGGTAGTAGAGGGTCATTCCCAGCGAGGCGCCGGCCCCGGCGAGGAAGAGGAGGCGCCAGCCCCACACGCTGTAGGTGTCCGGGCCCAGAGCAGTCAGGAGCCCCGCGGTGCCGAAGGCGATGGTGGCCTGGGCCAGGGGGGCCATGGACAGGATGAGTCCACTGGCAAGGCCGCGCCGTGGCGGC
This genomic interval carries:
- a CDS encoding HelD family protein, translated to MNQTTPPDAASQAHPEGRRLREIESEQRVVDLAYGELDRQLARARRSLAATEARGADGTHQSRGERDAYAVHYSSLISSLEGVEDRLVFGRMDINPESAKAMGASSSPVTDSGRRHYVGRTGLQDERHREVVLDWRAPLARAFYQATAANPMGLVRRRHIETRARRVLGVEDELIDVGALDALADGRGPAGADHGLQGEGALIAAMSAARDGRMGDIVATIQGEQDRIVTSPGTGVLVVQGGPGTGKTAVALHRVAYLFYSERARLERSGVLLVGPSRTFLRYVEQVLPSLGETGVVSTTLADLVPGLRARGVEPAAVAEIKSRALWAGVLERAVRDLQRIPDSPRPIEVQGTVLSLEPDDVREAVSRARRSGKPHNLAREPFVLWLLERLTDQYAAATRQDASDADTRAWIREDIRTSRDARREINLCWMPTTPAGLLERLWARPDLLERLAPDLGAQERQMLVRGPGAELTPADVPLIDELHELLGPSEDAQARRARLEARRREELVAYAAQAIEAQDLGGGMVSAEMLADRVADSGPHLTLAERARADRTWTYGHVVVDEAQELGAMAWRALARRCPLRSFTVVGDLAQYSGRSAPSSWGEVLTALGTGGRRAASRSAGRGRAQGSTPLREEALSVCYRTPATIMEAADRVVTALGAPPVFPVRSVRDLPDCLSVERLEGGEGLDEQDWGQALRRAVAAECAGLDEAAGPGAGRIAVISPQAPRDASLLRADEALAAAMEAPGGDVLRSRVAVMGPVMSKGLEFDVVVLVDPAVIGETSPGDLYVAMTRPTRRLRVISRAGLPTGLDPS
- a CDS encoding AMP-binding protein, whose product is MSEPGSPAEPAEGDAHHFHRRHYLPGVPALVETPDEGVAELLATAAAFYPDRIALDFLGATTTYGELLEASERAAQLLREAGVRRGDRVALLMPNCPQHVAAIYGALRLGAIVAEHNPLAPGEEIRAQLAHHGARVVVAWEKGVELIMDPDAPDGQGLEGLTVFSVDISAAMPARLRAALRLPVARAREQRRAMRATALPASVRSWDREAARAARLPASWPSPAGGDVAVLLHTGGTTGAPKAAALTHGNLRANANQAIAWVPMLHEGGETFLTLLPFFHAFGLTFNVLCAVQKAATQVMLPAFDVPRVLAALRRRPCTFFVGVPVMFSRILDGAKESGTSLAGLRYGVCGAAPMPPATGRRWEEATGGLFIEGYGMTETSPIVAGTPMGPSRRIGALGLPFPSTDVRVVDPEDPDPGREVPDGEPGELLVRGPQVFAGYWEDEQATAEAMLPGGWLRTGDMVRREDSFLWMADRRRELILTGGFNVYPSQVEEAIRSMDGIADVAVVGLPDGANGETVVAAVVLEPGAGEVTLEAVRSHAGASLPRYALPRRMEVLDELPRTVIGKVLRRVVRDQLLAHGPGGAAPGSPQS
- a CDS encoding thiamine phosphate synthase, with the protein product MMSAPRRAVDLRCCLVTSGTGDRAVETAARAAAAGAGVVQVRAKEATARGLMELARQVARAVAAASPRTRVLVNDRADVAWALARQGEAVHGVHLGQDDLPARDARALLGPRALIGMTAGTLPLVRRAQDLAGDIDYLGAGPFRPTPTKPSRRVPLGVGGYRDLVAASALPIVAIGNVRPDDVPALAATGVAGTAMVRAIMAAPDPAVEVRRCLAGWSVPQD
- the thiM gene encoding hydroxyethylthiazole kinase, which encodes MTGIDHEAVDIRALARRTAAALRSRAPLVHCLTATASMHLVANGLLAVGSRPMMTETVEEAPMMTGQADALLVNLGALSADGARGIPATVTASRASGHPWVLDPVAVGIAPVRTALAHRLLDQGPAVVRANASEIRALNGSRGGCGTDTTARPEEAEAEAMALAQRTGGIVAVSGEADLITDGRRTIRLHCGSPLLTRVTGTGCLLGALMASGLGAGLSPWESAVGATALLGLAGQDAASRSTAMGSFQVALLDCLDEAG
- a CDS encoding MFS transporter, encoding MSTGSDMRDAERAETLSAQGRAALGAGVVGNWVDALHIFLPLVALAPALDHVTGPWAPSLAGAVAVTAMLLGRPVGAVILGRVADRIGRSRTTCLATAGTALCALAIAVLPTHALLGPACLGLLIALRFAAGVLVAGEYSAAIPLAMEWCRPPRRGLASGLILSMAPLAQATIAFGTAGLLTALGPDTYSVWGWRLLFLAGAGASLGMTLYYRRHVPDSPSFHREAARRIPGAAHPTLRSLLRGQWARPFWQCFVMMSGLWLLTTATVLILTSRISAGPSVTMPSVAVVMGAAALVQAAAMILAGHWSTLVGRRRLLAAWGLTASTLGVLVWHAALASTTLPGAIMGVAVLQAATVSAYGPVAAYLCERFPTEVRSTGYGSAYSLSLIVPSLYPLYLPVLESMLGRGADTLLVILGGGLLSLGALAGPSLAPRDTAMGLDEIVRAGGR
- a CDS encoding AMP-binding protein, whose amino-acid sequence is MYRGGASLRRLESEAPVSQTSTPPAQSRPHYAPGVPSTILDVTEPLSCMLDDAARRFPDRIALDFLGATTTYAEFSDRTARAAEALRSLGVGPGDVVGLILPNCPQHAVLAYAAWRIGAIVAEHNPLAPAAQLREQFHIHGGQVIIAWEKTLERLVAATGSLEEAGLSGLRVLSVDLSRGLPLRSRLALRLPVAPARAKRRELRGRVPAGVRSWDDLVATAAPIAQGVALPAVTDTAVLLYTGGTTGTPKAVGLTHANLRSNAEMSLAWASQATEAGKETFYAVLPFFHAFGLSLSLLCAVGLGATQVVLPKFGADLVLEAWKRRPATFFPGVPVMFDRLVTRAQATGADLSSCTIAVCGAAPNPRSVAQAWEEATGGTIIEGYGMTESSPIILGNPISQERRPGTLGVPYPSTEVRLVDPEDPSRQVEPGQVGELLARGPQVFAGYWRNPEESAEVLLEGGWLRTGDLVRQEEDGFYVIADRRKELIISGGFNIYPTEVEAAVRSMPQVEEVAVVGLPADSGNESVVAAILPKQGQSVTLEQVREWAATTLSNYALPRQIAILTEMPRSQIGKVLRRVVREELLAARESASEAATTAAVSIVEYLSGTHGQDGRGPAEQAGPADPAKAAPAREDRGE